TTTCAACAGATACATTGTGCGGCGCCTGTCCAAATATGAAGGCTGTCGATAATTGTGAGACAAATGAAAAAGTAAAACGATATGACCGAAAGGTAGTAGAATATTTTCAATTAGAAGAGAAAGAATATGTTTATCAGGAGCTCGTGAAACAGATTCGGGAACAGATCACTCCTGAGATGCTGGAAGATATCTGTGACGGATGTAGCTGGTATCCGATCAGTGCCTGTCGCAAAAAGATATTATGCAATTATTTCCAGAGGTTAGATAAAGCAGAGTAATCAGTGAATATTGAAGATAAGAATGCAGAGGCATTCTTGAATGTAAAGGAGCATTTTTCTGTTCTGTATATAAAAATGATAATTGGCTTCATAAGGAGGTCAGTTATCATTTTTTTATTCAAATTTCCTTGACATCTCCTGTAAAACACAGCACAATATTAGTTAGAGTATACAAAAAAATGTACGTAATTACAAAAAAGAAATGGGGAAAGAACATGAAGATTTTAATTAAAAACGGCATGATTGTTTCTGATTCAGAAACTTATCAGGCAGATATTTTGATTGAGGATGAAAAAGTAAAATGGATTGGAACAGATTTGCCAAAGACAGATGTAGACACAGTGATCGATGCAGAAGGAAAATATGTAATTCCGGGAGCTATTGATGTGCACACACATATGGACATTGATGTCGGGATTGCAAGAGCAGTAGATGATTTCTATGACGGAACAGTTGCTGCGGCATGTGGAGGTACAACTTCGATCGTGGATCATATGGGGTTTGGTCCGGCAGGAGTTCCGCTTCATTATCAGTTTAATGAGTATAAAAAACTGACAGAAGGAAAAGCTGTCATTGACTATGGATTCCATGGTGTTGCACAGCATGTGGATGATGACATTATCGCAGAGCTTGAGACAATGGCAGAGGATGGAATTCCAAGTGTGAAAGCGTATTTGACTTATGGATTTAAACTGAATGACGCAGAAGTCCTCCAGATATTGAAAAAGATGAAAGAGATTGGCGGAGTGACAGCATTTCACTGTGAGAACCATGAATTAGTAGAATACATGAGAAAAAAACTGGTAGAGGAAGGGAAAACAGCACCGATTTACCATGCGAAGAGCCGTCCGAATCTGGTAGAAGCGGAAGCAGTAGAGAGAGTATTGAAGCTTGCACGCCTTGCGGGAGACGCACCGGTTTACATCGTTCATTTATCATGTAAAGAAAGTCTGGAAGCAGTTCGTGAAGCAAGAAGAAACGGACAGAAGAACATTTTTGTAGAGACATGCCCACAGTATCTGCTGTTGACAGAAGAATGTTATGAAAGAGAAGATGGTTTGAAATATATCATGTCGCCACCGCTTCGTACACAGGCAGACTGTGATGCACTCTGGGAAGGGCTGGCAGATGGAACAATCCAGGTTGTGGCAACGGACCATTGTCCATTTAATTATGGAATTGAAAAACAGATGGGTAAAGATGATTTTACAAAATGTCCAAACGGTGCACCGGGAGTCGAGGAACGCTTGATGCTTCTTTATTCAGAAGGTGTTGTGAAAAATAGAATTTCATTCCAGAAACTGGTAGAGACTCTTTGTACAAATCCGGCCAAGATTTATGGATTATGTCCACAAAAAGGCGTATTGCAGCCGGGAGCGGACGGAGATCTGGTAGTGATCGATCCGAAGAAAGAGTCTGTTATTACAAAGAGCAGAATGCATGGGGCAGCAGATTACACAGGATATGAAGGATGGAATATAAACGGTGAGATCGACATGGTTATGCAGCGTGGACGCGTGATCGTAAAAGAGAATGATTTTGTGGGAGAAAAAGGTGCAGGACAGTTTATCCACCGTCACACATTAAAGGCAGAAGATATAAATTAAGGGCTGTAAAAACAGTTATGAGCAGGAGAACAGTATGGCAATCAATCAGGCAGCAAAAAGAATTTTAAAGGCATTATCGTTTGACGGCGTGGAAGTAGAGGCGTTCCGTCATATGGCGGATTTAAAACGCTTAGATCCGATGAAGATATTTTATAAGAAGATAGATGAAAAAATATATAATGGAAGTCATGAGGTACCAGTCCGTATTTTCTTCCCGAATGAAAAGAGCTTTCAGGAGAGTGAAGATAAGCGGCATGACAGTAAAGATAAAAAGCTGCTTTTGTTCATACATGGAGGCGGCTGGGTGACAGAGAGTATTGATAATTATGAAAGAATCTGTGCAAGACTTGCAGATGCAACCGGGCAGTATGTTGTTGCGGTTGAATACAGACTGGCACCGGAAGATAAGTTTCCATCCGGATTAGAGGATTGTTATGCGGTTGCAAAAGCATTATATCGCGGAGAATTTGTGTTAAATGTAAAACCGGAAAATATTACATTGATCGGGGACAGTGCGGGCGGCAATCTTTGTGCGGCACTGTCTTTGATGGCACGGGACCGCGGTGAATTTATGCCGGGCAGACAGATTTTAATCTATCCGGCTACTTATAATGATTATACAGAGAATTCGCCATTTCCGTCTGTGAAGGAAAATGGGACAGACTATCTTTTGACAGCGGGAAAAATGCAGGATTACATCGATCTTTATGCAAGAGATGAAGAAGACAAAAAGAATCCGTATTTTGCACCATACGTGGCAGAAGATGTGAGTAATCAGCCGGATACATTGATACTTACATCCGAATTCGATCCGCTTCGAGATGAAGGTGAGGCATATGGAAAACGTTTGAAAGAGGCTGGTAACCGTGTGGAGATCCATCGTATCAAAGATGCACTTCACGGCTATTTTGCACTGGGTATCAAGCAGTTACATGTGCAGGAAAGTTTCACCTATATCAATGCATTTTTGAAGGGAGAAACATTGTGAATCAAAAAAAAGCGCGCTGGAGAAAACTAGATAATGCAGCAAAATTATATTCTGCAGCCAGCAATAAAAAGGATACAAGAGTATTTAGGTTTTACTGTGAACTAAAAGAAGATGTCAAACCAACGATTTTACAAAAAGCACTGGACCAGACTATGGAGACATTTCCAATGTTTCTTATGGTACTTAGAAAAGGCTTGTTCTGGCATTATCTTGAACCTTGTAATTTGCATCCGATTGTAAAAGAAGAATACAAAGAGCCTTGCAGCAGGCTTTATATAAAAGATAAAAAAAACCTGCTTTTTGAGGTGACATACTATAAAAAAAGAATCAATTTTGAAGTGTTCCATGTATTGACGGACGGAACCGGAGCAACTGAATTTTTAAAAGAGCTGGTGACCAATTATTTGTATCTGGCACATAAAGAGGAAGGATTAGAGCAGATTTCAATGCTTCCGGAAGATATGACTGTGCAGGATCAAGAGGATGACAGCTTTTTGAAATATTATTCAAAAGAGCAGCGCCGTCCAAAAGAAAAGAAAATACATGCATTTCAAATTAGAAAGAAAAAGAAAGATGGACATCACCTCCATGTTCATGAAAGTGTAGTTTTGGTGCAGGATGTGCTGAAGCGAAGCAGGGAGCTTGGGGTGTCTATGACCGTATTTTTGACGGCGGTGTATTTGATGGCAATCCATGAGGAGATGTCAAAGATGCAGGAAAAAAGACCGGTAGTATTGATGGTGCCTGTAAATTTGAGGAAATTTTTCCCATCTACTTCGATGCTGAATTTTTTCAACTGGATTGAGCCGGGATACGATTTTGCAAAACAGGACAACAGTTTTGAAGCTATACTGGAATATACGAAAGAATTTTTTAAAGAGCAGCTGACAAAAGAAAAAATGTCGGCACATATAAGTGAGCTGCTTGCATTGGAGCTTCATCCGATTTTAAGACTTGCTCCATTGGAGTTGAAAAATCTGTGTATTCATGCAGGAGCAAAATTTTCTGAGAAAAATGTGACGGCAATCTTTTCGAATATGAGTGTAGTCAAGATGCCGGAGAGCTATGTACCTTATATAGAACGGTTTGGTGTGTATACCAATACTCCGAAATTAGAACTGTGTCTGTGTTCATTTCAGGATAGATTGTCATTTGCATTTACATCCAGATATGACACAGAAAATATTGAGAGAAATTTTTACCGCCTGTTAAAAGAACAGGGAATTTCATCAGAAGAAGTTAAGCCGGTATTTCCAAAACCGCACGTGCTAAGCGAACAGGAAATGAAAGTATATAAAATATATAGTTTTCTGTGTATCGCACTTGTGGCAGTGATGCTTGTTACTGACTGGAATTTTCATCCACAGGTCCGCTGGACTCTGTTTACAGCAGGCGGTGTGACAACAATGTGGATTGCTTCGTCAATTGGATTTTTTAAGCGGTATAACTTATTGAAAAATGTGATGTGGCAGCTTTTTATCGGCACGATCGTTTGTTTTATATGGGATGTTTTGACCGGCTGGCATAGCTGGTCGGTAGATCTTGTACTGCCGATTATGAGTGTGGCTACGCTTGCAGCAATGTTTGTGATTGCAAAAGTGCAAAAAAGTCCGGTGAGAGAATATCTTATATATGAAATTATGGCGGCCGGATATGGGCTGATACTGCCTATGATCCTGCTTTTATGCAAGAAAGTAAAAAATCCGACAGTGAGTATGTTTGGAGCACTGATCTGTTTCTTGTTCCTGGTAGGAGTGATTTTATTTAAAGGAAAAGAATTTAAAGAAGAGATGCATAAAAATTTGCATGTATAAAAATAGAATCGTTGCATTTTTGAGAGTGAAGAGTAACATTTTTCACAAAGAAAGTGCAACGATTTTTTTTAGAATCTTGAACAGAGTCATACCTTTATGGTAAGATAAACATAATTATGGAAATATAACGTTTTTGAGGAGGAAAATCATGATTAATAAACTTATTGAGAACATTAAAAAGACAAATGCACCAATCGTAGTAGGACTGGATCCAATGTTGAATTACATTCCGGAGCATGTACAGAAAAAAGCATTTGCTGAATATGGGGAAACTTTAGAGGGTGCCGCAGAAGCAATCTGGCAGTTCAATAAGGAAATCGTGGATAAAACATATGATTTGATTCCAGCTGTAAAGCCACAGATCGCAATGTATGAGCAGTTTGGTATTCCTGGACTTGTGGCATTCAAAAAAACAGTAGATTACTGTAAATCAAAAGGACTGGTTGTAATCGGAGACATCAAACGTGGAGATATCGGTTCTACTTCAGCTGCATATGCAGTAGGACATATCGGTAAAGTTAAAGTTGGAAGCAAAGAATTCACTCCATTTGATGAAGATTTCGTAACAGTCAATCCGTATCTTGGATCTGATGGAGTAAAACCTTTCGTTGAAGTATGTAAAGAAGAGAAGAAAGGTCTCTTTATCCTTGTTAAAACTTCAAATCCATCTAGTGGAGAATTCCAGGATCGTCTTGTAGACGGACGTCCGCTCTATGAGCTGGTAGGCGAAAAAGTAGCAGAGTGGGGAGCTGACTGCATGGGTGATGAGTACAGCTATATCGGAGCTGTTGTCGGAGCAACATATCCGGAGATGGGTAAAGCACTTCGTAAAGTAATGCCAAAATCTTACATTCTTGTACCAGGATATGGTGCACAGGGCGGACAGGGAAAAGACCTTGTACATTTCTTTAATGAAGATGGACTTGGCGCAATTGTAAACTCTTCTCGTGGAATTATTGCAGCTTACAAACAAGAAGCATATGCAAAATTCGGAGCTGAAAACTTTGGTGATGCATCCCGTGCAGCAGTAGAAGCAATGGTTGCTGATATCCAGGGAGCACTTGCAAACAGATAAGGAGAGTTAAGATGACAAAACAGAAAGAACAGGCATTGGTAGTTTCACAGGAGCAGCTTGCAGACGGAATCTTCAGCATGTGGATCCAGACAAAAGCAGCTGAAACAGCAAAGCCGGGACAGTTTATTTCAATGTATACAAACGATGGAAGCAAGTTGCTTCCTCGTCCAATCAGTATCTGTGAGATTGATGCGGTAAATGGACGTCTTCGTGTTGTATATCGTGTGACAGGAGAGAATACAGGAACAGAGCAGTTTTCAAAGCTGGAAGCGGGAGATACAATTCCTGTTGTCGGACCTTTGGGAAATGGATTCCCTTATGAGAAGGCAGCAGGCAAGAAAGTATTTCTTATGGGTGGAGGAATTGGAGTTCCACCGATTCTTGAGCTTGCAAAACAGATGGAATGCGAGAAAAAACAGATTGTTGTAGGATATCGTGATGCACAGACATTTTTAAAAGAAGAGTTTGAGCAAAACGGAGAAGTTTATATTTCCACAGAGGATGGAAGTGTGGGAACAAAAGGGAATGTTATGGATGCAATCCGTGAGAATGCTCTGGATGCGGACATGATCTATGCCTGTGGACCGACACCGATGCTTCGTGCGATCAAAGCATATGCAGAAGAAAACAATATCGAATGCTACATTTCACTGGAAGAGCGTATGGCATGTGGAATCGGAGCATGTCTCGCATGTGTATGTAAATCGAAAGAGAAAGATCATCACAGCAATGTAAATAACAAACGAATCTGTAAGGATGGTCCGGTATTCTTATCTACGGAGGTGGAAATCTAATGAATATGAAAGTGAATATTGCAGGTGTAGAATGGAAGAATCCGGTTACAGTTGCATCCGGAACCTTTGGTTCAGGAGCAGAGTATTCTGATTTTGTAGATTTGAATAAGCTGGGAGCTGTCACAACAAAAGGTGTGGCAAATGTTCCTTGGGCGGGAAATGCAACTCCGAGAGTAGCAGAGACTCCAAGCGGAATGATGAATGCGATCGGTCTGCAAAATCCGGGTATCGAATTATTCTGTGAAAGAGATATTCCATATCTTAAGCAGTTTGATACAAAGATTATTGTCAACGTTTGTGGACATGCACCGGAAGAATATCTGGCAGTTGTAGAGCGTCTGGCAGATGAGCCAATCGATATGATGGAAATCAACATCTCATGTCCAAACGTTAACGCAGGTTTCCTTGCTTTTGGACAGGATGCACGTAATGTGGAAGAGTTGACAGCACAGATCAAAAAACTTGCAAAGCAGCCGGTTATTATGAAACTGACTCCAAACGTGACAGATATTACAGAGATTGCAAAGGCAGCAGAAGCCGGTGGGGCGGATGCAGTGTCACTGATCAAT
This Ruminococcus hominis DNA region includes the following protein-coding sequences:
- a CDS encoding dihydroorotate dehydrogenase electron transfer subunit, yielding MTKQKEQALVVSQEQLADGIFSMWIQTKAAETAKPGQFISMYTNDGSKLLPRPISICEIDAVNGRLRVVYRVTGENTGTEQFSKLEAGDTIPVVGPLGNGFPYEKAAGKKVFLMGGGIGVPPILELAKQMECEKKQIVVGYRDAQTFLKEEFEQNGEVYISTEDGSVGTKGNVMDAIRENALDADMIYACGPTPMLRAIKAYAEENNIECYISLEERMACGIGACLACVCKSKEKDHHSNVNNKRICKDGPVFLSTEVEI
- the pyrF gene encoding orotidine-5'-phosphate decarboxylase, with the protein product MINKLIENIKKTNAPIVVGLDPMLNYIPEHVQKKAFAEYGETLEGAAEAIWQFNKEIVDKTYDLIPAVKPQIAMYEQFGIPGLVAFKKTVDYCKSKGLVVIGDIKRGDIGSTSAAYAVGHIGKVKVGSKEFTPFDEDFVTVNPYLGSDGVKPFVEVCKEEKKGLFILVKTSNPSSGEFQDRLVDGRPLYELVGEKVAEWGADCMGDEYSYIGAVVGATYPEMGKALRKVMPKSYILVPGYGAQGGQGKDLVHFFNEDGLGAIVNSSRGIIAAYKQEAYAKFGAENFGDASRAAVEAMVADIQGALANR
- the hydA gene encoding dihydropyrimidinase, which encodes MKILIKNGMIVSDSETYQADILIEDEKVKWIGTDLPKTDVDTVIDAEGKYVIPGAIDVHTHMDIDVGIARAVDDFYDGTVAAACGGTTSIVDHMGFGPAGVPLHYQFNEYKKLTEGKAVIDYGFHGVAQHVDDDIIAELETMAEDGIPSVKAYLTYGFKLNDAEVLQILKKMKEIGGVTAFHCENHELVEYMRKKLVEEGKTAPIYHAKSRPNLVEAEAVERVLKLARLAGDAPVYIVHLSCKESLEAVREARRNGQKNIFVETCPQYLLLTEECYEREDGLKYIMSPPLRTQADCDALWEGLADGTIQVVATDHCPFNYGIEKQMGKDDFTKCPNGAPGVEERLMLLYSEGVVKNRISFQKLVETLCTNPAKIYGLCPQKGVLQPGADGDLVVIDPKKESVITKSRMHGAADYTGYEGWNINGEIDMVMQRGRVIVKENDFVGEKGAGQFIHRHTLKAEDIN
- a CDS encoding alpha/beta hydrolase: MAINQAAKRILKALSFDGVEVEAFRHMADLKRLDPMKIFYKKIDEKIYNGSHEVPVRIFFPNEKSFQESEDKRHDSKDKKLLLFIHGGGWVTESIDNYERICARLADATGQYVVAVEYRLAPEDKFPSGLEDCYAVAKALYRGEFVLNVKPENITLIGDSAGGNLCAALSLMARDRGEFMPGRQILIYPATYNDYTENSPFPSVKENGTDYLLTAGKMQDYIDLYARDEEDKKNPYFAPYVAEDVSNQPDTLILTSEFDPLRDEGEAYGKRLKEAGNRVEIHRIKDALHGYFALGIKQLHVQESFTYINAFLKGETL
- a CDS encoding dihydroorotate dehydrogenase; translated protein: MNMKVNIAGVEWKNPVTVASGTFGSGAEYSDFVDLNKLGAVTTKGVANVPWAGNATPRVAETPSGMMNAIGLQNPGIELFCERDIPYLKQFDTKIIVNVCGHAPEEYLAVVERLADEPIDMMEINISCPNVNAGFLAFGQDARNVEELTAQIKKLAKQPVIMKLTPNVTDITEIAKAAEAGGADAVSLINTLTGMKIDINRKTFAVANKTGGVSGPAVHPIAVRMVYQVAQAVQIPIIGMGGIASAEDAIEMILAGASAVSVGTANFYNPTITMDVVEGIEQYMKKNGFESVADMVGIVK
- a CDS encoding DUF1284 domain-containing protein, yielding MGIKLRPHHLLCTQGYSGKGYSEEFVEHMNEVVAMLRREEPTLIDLTFSTDTLCGACPNMKAVDNCETNEKVKRYDRKVVEYFQLEEKEYVYQELVKQIREQITPEMLEDICDGCSWYPISACRKKILCNYFQRLDKAE
- a CDS encoding DUF6320 domain-containing protein gives rise to the protein MNQKKARWRKLDNAAKLYSAASNKKDTRVFRFYCELKEDVKPTILQKALDQTMETFPMFLMVLRKGLFWHYLEPCNLHPIVKEEYKEPCSRLYIKDKKNLLFEVTYYKKRINFEVFHVLTDGTGATEFLKELVTNYLYLAHKEEGLEQISMLPEDMTVQDQEDDSFLKYYSKEQRRPKEKKIHAFQIRKKKKDGHHLHVHESVVLVQDVLKRSRELGVSMTVFLTAVYLMAIHEEMSKMQEKRPVVLMVPVNLRKFFPSTSMLNFFNWIEPGYDFAKQDNSFEAILEYTKEFFKEQLTKEKMSAHISELLALELHPILRLAPLELKNLCIHAGAKFSEKNVTAIFSNMSVVKMPESYVPYIERFGVYTNTPKLELCLCSFQDRLSFAFTSRYDTENIERNFYRLLKEQGISSEEVKPVFPKPHVLSEQEMKVYKIYSFLCIALVAVMLVTDWNFHPQVRWTLFTAGGVTTMWIASSIGFFKRYNLLKNVMWQLFIGTIVCFIWDVLTGWHSWSVDLVLPIMSVATLAAMFVIAKVQKSPVREYLIYEIMAAGYGLILPMILLLCKKVKNPTVSMFGALICFLFLVGVILFKGKEFKEEMHKNLHV